A single window of Pseudarthrobacter defluvii DNA harbors:
- a CDS encoding 2-keto-3-deoxygluconate permease, whose protein sequence is MSVPIKATMEKVPGGMMLIPLLIGAILGTFAPDSAKFFGSFTGALFTGGTTILAVFYVCMGASIDIKATPYILKKGGVLFGSKVLFAIIIGVVAGRFLGELPIDGGILSGLSVLAILAALNDTNGGMYMALMGQYGKPKDVAAYSVMTLESGPFLTMVTLGVAGLSAFPWQALVGAIIPLLLGAILGALDPAMRKFLSSAAPVLIPFFSLGPRLRPEPGPGAQRRAARSGTGPVRADRRRRRPVLR, encoded by the coding sequence ATGTCTGTCCCAATCAAGGCCACCATGGAAAAGGTTCCTGGCGGCATGATGTTGATTCCCCTGCTCATCGGCGCCATCCTTGGCACCTTCGCTCCCGATTCCGCCAAGTTCTTCGGGTCTTTCACCGGCGCGCTCTTCACCGGCGGCACCACCATCCTGGCCGTGTTCTACGTCTGCATGGGTGCCAGCATCGACATTAAGGCCACGCCGTACATCCTGAAAAAGGGCGGCGTCCTGTTCGGCAGCAAGGTCTTGTTTGCCATCATCATCGGCGTCGTGGCCGGCAGGTTCCTGGGTGAACTTCCCATCGACGGCGGCATCCTGTCCGGACTGTCGGTCCTGGCCATCCTGGCGGCCCTTAATGACACCAACGGCGGCATGTACATGGCCCTCATGGGCCAGTACGGCAAGCCCAAGGATGTGGCGGCCTACTCCGTCATGACGCTGGAATCCGGCCCCTTCCTGACCATGGTGACCCTCGGCGTCGCCGGTCTGTCAGCCTTCCCGTGGCAGGCCCTGGTGGGCGCCATCATCCCCCTCCTCCTCGGCGCGATCCTGGGTGCCCTTGACCCGGCCATGCGGAAGTTCCTCTCCTCCGCAGCCCCTGTCCTGATCCCCTTCTTCAGCCTTGGCCCTCGGCTTCGGCCTGAACCTGGGCCAGGTGCTCAACGCCGGGCTGCTCGGAGTGGCACTGGGCCTGTTCGTGCTGATCGCCGGCGGCGCCGTCCTGTTCTTCGCTGA
- a CDS encoding 2-keto-3-deoxygluconate permease, whose protein sequence is MLNAGLLGVALGLFVLIAGGAVLFFADKLTGGSGIAGLAAATTAGNAATVPMLVAAANPAYAPAAGPATVLVAASVVVTAIGCPLMVAWYAKRLKAKQTVETPEVSPAV, encoded by the coding sequence GTGCTCAACGCCGGGCTGCTCGGAGTGGCACTGGGCCTGTTCGTGCTGATCGCCGGCGGCGCCGTCCTGTTCTTCGCTGACAAGCTGACCGGAGGCTCAGGCATCGCGGGCCTTGCAGCTGCCACCACCGCGGGCAACGCTGCCACGGTTCCCATGCTGGTGGCCGCAGCCAACCCCGCCTACGCTCCCGCAGCCGGACCCGCCACCGTCCTGGTGGCCGCGTCCGTGGTGGTCACTGCCATCGGCTGCCCGCTCATGGTCGCTTGGTACGCTAAGCGCCTGAAAGCCAAGCAGACCGTGGAAACACCCGAGGTGTCCCCAGCAGTATGA
- a CDS encoding four-carbon acid sugar kinase family protein, translating into MNTNATTRWAIIADDLTGAADAAAAYGPTHASSVILDLGCAWPEAQILSINTESRYLAPADAASAVSSAAQRALGQHRRVFKKIDSLLRGNLGVEVAATLAQIAQGSVRALAIVAPAFPATGRTTRGGMVHVNGVQNTDGPFGGDVTNALADGGLAAEAVNGPTGRTPEELAAHLRDVQERGIAAVVLDAGSDQDLKDIAAAAELLDFPTLLVGSGGLAGHIAGEPEAQQARDVLARHISRTLTVIGSYSSLARQQTEALVEAGVEHVTLDHSLDDTAVPRQVADAMARTNVVLTPDPMGAVDKSQALVVAEALARATAAGIGHCDALVMTGGETATAVLKALGVGSFTVLGEVEPGVVMSLLPEPLPLLVTKAGAFGDPGTLARTTEFLTGTTTEMSSK; encoded by the coding sequence ATGAACACCAACGCCACCACGCGCTGGGCGATCATCGCCGATGACCTGACCGGCGCCGCCGACGCAGCCGCAGCCTACGGCCCCACCCACGCCAGTTCAGTGATCCTGGACCTCGGGTGCGCCTGGCCGGAAGCCCAGATCCTGTCGATCAACACCGAGAGCCGCTACCTGGCTCCGGCCGATGCCGCCTCGGCTGTCAGCTCCGCCGCGCAGCGGGCGCTCGGGCAGCACCGCCGGGTGTTCAAGAAGATCGACTCGCTGCTGCGGGGCAACCTGGGTGTGGAAGTAGCGGCAACTCTTGCGCAGATCGCGCAGGGAAGCGTCCGGGCACTCGCCATCGTGGCTCCGGCGTTTCCCGCCACCGGCAGGACCACCCGCGGTGGCATGGTCCACGTCAACGGCGTTCAAAACACTGATGGCCCTTTCGGTGGTGACGTCACCAACGCACTTGCCGACGGCGGCCTGGCCGCCGAGGCGGTGAACGGACCCACGGGACGCACGCCGGAGGAACTGGCGGCGCACCTGCGCGACGTCCAGGAACGCGGGATTGCCGCCGTCGTACTGGACGCCGGGTCGGACCAGGACCTGAAGGACATCGCGGCCGCTGCAGAACTGCTGGACTTCCCCACGCTCCTGGTGGGCTCGGGTGGACTGGCCGGGCACATCGCCGGGGAACCTGAAGCGCAGCAGGCCCGGGACGTTCTGGCGCGGCACATCAGCCGGACCTTGACCGTGATCGGCAGCTACTCCAGCCTTGCCCGGCAGCAGACCGAGGCGCTTGTGGAGGCCGGCGTGGAGCACGTGACGCTGGACCACTCGCTGGATGACACCGCGGTCCCCCGCCAGGTGGCCGACGCGATGGCCCGGACGAACGTGGTGCTGACGCCGGACCCGATGGGTGCCGTGGACAAGTCGCAGGCGCTGGTCGTGGCCGAGGCCCTGGCCCGCGCCACCGCTGCGGGCATCGGCCACTGCGACGCCCTGGTCATGACGGGCGGCGAGACAGCAACGGCGGTTTTGAAAGCCCTCGGCGTGGGCAGCTTCACGGTCCTCGGCGAGGTTGAACCCGGCGTCGTCATGAGCCTGCTGCCTGAACCCCTCCCTCTGCTGGTCACCAAGGCCGGCGCGTTCGGGGACCCTGGCACCCTGGCCCGGACCACAGAATTTCTTACTGGCACAACGACTGAAATGAGTAGCAAATAA
- the pdxA gene encoding 4-hydroxythreonine-4-phosphate dehydrogenase PdxA has translation MGRPIVAITMGDAAGIGPEIIVKALADGELRSKARMLVIGDLRRLQLAADIVSSPLALRKVTAPSEALFEEGTIDVLDIDCIPEDLAWGELSAAAGHGSYLFIEKAVALAMDRQVDAICTGPLNKAALHAAGHKFPGHTELLAELTGTEEVSMMLTAPKMRVIHVTTHIGLIDAIAKINGDLVYRTIKRGYELLRTSGIENPRIAVCAINPHAGENGLFGYGEEAEKIQPGIEKAQAEGINAFGPLPADTLFFLAGRGDFDLVVAQYHDQGHGPVKVLGLENGVNITVGLPVVRTSVDHGTAFDIAGKNIADHESLLEALRQAVDLAPARDEAA, from the coding sequence ATGGGACGCCCGATTGTTGCGATCACCATGGGCGATGCCGCCGGCATCGGCCCGGAAATCATCGTCAAGGCCCTGGCCGACGGGGAGCTCCGGTCAAAGGCCCGGATGCTGGTCATCGGCGATCTTCGCCGGCTGCAGCTGGCCGCGGACATCGTGTCCAGCCCGCTGGCACTGCGTAAGGTGACGGCGCCGTCGGAGGCCCTGTTCGAAGAGGGCACCATCGACGTTCTCGATATCGACTGCATCCCGGAGGACCTCGCCTGGGGTGAGCTGTCCGCCGCTGCGGGCCACGGTTCCTACCTCTTCATCGAGAAGGCCGTCGCCCTGGCGATGGACCGCCAGGTGGATGCCATCTGCACCGGGCCGCTGAACAAGGCAGCCCTGCACGCTGCCGGCCACAAGTTCCCCGGCCACACGGAGCTCCTCGCCGAGCTGACCGGCACCGAGGAAGTGTCCATGATGCTGACCGCGCCGAAGATGCGGGTCATCCATGTAACGACCCACATCGGCCTTATTGACGCGATCGCGAAGATCAACGGCGACCTGGTCTACCGGACCATCAAGCGCGGATACGAGTTGCTGCGCACCTCGGGGATCGAGAACCCGCGGATCGCGGTGTGCGCCATCAACCCGCACGCCGGTGAGAACGGCCTGTTTGGCTACGGCGAGGAGGCGGAGAAGATCCAGCCGGGCATCGAAAAGGCGCAGGCGGAGGGCATCAACGCCTTCGGCCCGCTCCCGGCGGACACCCTGTTCTTCCTGGCTGGCCGCGGCGACTTCGACCTGGTGGTGGCCCAGTACCACGACCAGGGCCACGGCCCGGTGAAGGTCCTGGGCCTGGAGAACGGCGTCAACATCACCGTAGGCCTGCCCGTGGTGCGGACGTCCGTTGACCACGGCACCGCCTTCGACATCGCCGGCAAGAACATTGCAGACCACGAGTCGCTGCTCGAGGCGCTGCGGCAGGCGGTTGACCTGGCGCCGGCACGCGACGAAGCTGCGTAA
- a CDS encoding DeoR/GlpR family DNA-binding transcription regulator produces MLSANARREEIYHLAVTTGLASVEELSARFEVTASTIRRDLALLNSQGRLARTYGGAMAMGAHPEASLRQRTGEAFEQKHAIARWAASVIQPGENILLDAGSTAGALAHELRGFDRLSVTTPGLNTLQELADSEGIEVDCLGGRLRGVSQSFVGPLAEAALERMSFDRVFLGADAVTAEDGICEADHAQTRLKELMARRGRLVYVLADSSKLGLRPFHAWARLALPWTLVTDDGADPAQVQKFREAGVRVEVAAVGMQ; encoded by the coding sequence ATGCTCAGCGCAAACGCGCGGCGCGAGGAGATCTACCACCTTGCCGTGACCACGGGTCTGGCCTCCGTGGAAGAACTCTCCGCCCGGTTCGAGGTGACGGCGTCCACCATCCGCCGCGATCTGGCTCTGCTGAATTCGCAGGGCCGGCTGGCCCGCACGTACGGCGGGGCGATGGCCATGGGAGCGCACCCGGAGGCGTCGCTGCGGCAGCGCACGGGCGAGGCGTTCGAGCAGAAGCACGCGATCGCCCGGTGGGCGGCGTCGGTGATCCAGCCCGGGGAGAACATCCTGCTCGACGCTGGCTCCACGGCGGGTGCCCTGGCGCATGAGCTGCGCGGGTTCGATCGGTTGTCCGTGACGACGCCTGGTCTGAATACCTTGCAGGAGCTGGCGGATTCGGAGGGCATCGAGGTGGACTGCCTGGGCGGCCGGCTGCGGGGTGTGTCGCAGAGTTTCGTGGGGCCGCTGGCCGAGGCGGCGCTCGAGCGGATGAGCTTCGACCGGGTGTTCCTGGGCGCCGACGCCGTCACCGCCGAGGACGGCATCTGCGAGGCCGACCACGCCCAGACCCGGCTCAAGGAGCTCATGGCCCGGCGCGGGCGTTTGGTTTACGTTTTGGCGGACTCGTCGAAGCTCGGGCTGCGGCCGTTCCACGCGTGGGCCCGCCTGGCCCTGCCGTGGACCCTGGTGACGGACGACGGCGCCGACCCCGCCCAGGTGCAGAAGTTCCGGGAGGCGGGGGTACGGGTTGAGGTGGCGGCGGTGGGTATGCAGTAA
- a CDS encoding type II toxin-antitoxin system Phd/YefM family antitoxin yields MTTIPHRELRNQSSKILERVKNGETIDVTNNGEVAATLIPPAASPFERLLLSGGVRPASESPVDFRLLQRVASDAGTAELIDDLRGDR; encoded by the coding sequence ATGACAACCATCCCCCACCGGGAGCTGCGCAACCAGAGCAGCAAAATACTCGAGCGGGTCAAGAACGGCGAAACGATCGACGTCACGAACAACGGTGAAGTTGCCGCCACGCTGATCCCGCCTGCAGCCTCCCCCTTCGAGCGCCTGCTCCTGTCCGGCGGCGTCCGGCCGGCCTCGGAAAGCCCGGTCGACTTCCGGTTGCTCCAGCGCGTGGCTTCCGATGCCGGCACAGCGGAGCTGATCGACGACCTTCGCGGCGACCGGTGA
- a CDS encoding YciI-like protein — MHAVLEYTYADNYLESREQYRADHLRLGWEAVDRGELLLGGAVGEPPFKGLLIFTGENPLEAAKAFAAADPYVAAGVVTSWTARPWTTVLGKEAATPVHP; from the coding sequence ATGCACGCCGTGCTCGAATACACCTACGCGGACAACTACCTCGAAAGCCGTGAGCAGTACCGCGCAGACCACCTCCGGCTGGGGTGGGAAGCCGTCGATCGCGGCGAGCTCCTGCTCGGCGGTGCTGTCGGCGAACCGCCCTTCAAAGGGCTGCTGATCTTCACGGGCGAGAACCCACTCGAGGCCGCCAAAGCCTTTGCAGCCGCAGACCCCTACGTCGCGGCCGGCGTCGTGACGTCGTGGACCGCCCGTCCATGGACAACGGTGCTGGGAAAAGAAGCGGCAACGCCCGTGCACCCGTAA
- a CDS encoding amidase — protein METALKDATALASAVRSGKASAEGVIAESRSRADAAPALCAFIQEDWDGAAVAAKEVDRRRTRGEDPGPLAGVPLSVKDVIAVAGLQLTGGSAAYAGNIASFTAPAVHRLQDAGAVVIGKTNCPEFAFGAVTESAVAGRTLNPRFPGATAGGSSGGEAAALAAGISALGLGTDYGGSLRWPAQCVGITALRPTPHTVPDLGIVPGAGGWFGGGNPAPPAARLQAATQVIGPLARSVRDLRMALAVLTVTPPRGLASLDGAVPHNVAVAWSDGSALGPVRREVSAMMSLLGEQIAPEVRTLTHVPDLFAGSLAAYNRLRPLDPMIDHAAAVAGREHLVLPANLDAIHRSMRSDTRNLEAAAAESGQARIRDLAVFDAADIVLLPVAGGPACDVYGKLDIDGRSIFGWDIMGQCRAVTMVGAPVVSLPVALSSEGLPLSVQVVARPGADGLALDFAEWLEGFTL, from the coding sequence ATGGAGACTGCGCTCAAGGACGCCACCGCGCTGGCCTCCGCAGTCCGCAGCGGTAAAGCCTCCGCCGAGGGCGTCATAGCGGAGTCCAGGTCACGGGCCGATGCAGCCCCCGCTCTGTGTGCTTTCATCCAGGAGGACTGGGACGGGGCTGCTGTTGCTGCGAAGGAGGTGGACCGCCGTCGCACCCGCGGGGAGGATCCCGGGCCGCTGGCCGGTGTTCCGCTCAGCGTCAAGGACGTCATCGCCGTGGCGGGTCTGCAGCTGACCGGCGGCAGCGCCGCGTACGCCGGAAACATCGCCTCCTTCACGGCACCGGCTGTGCACCGCCTGCAGGACGCCGGCGCCGTGGTAATCGGTAAAACAAACTGCCCGGAGTTCGCGTTCGGTGCTGTCACGGAGAGCGCCGTCGCGGGCCGGACGCTCAACCCACGCTTTCCCGGCGCGACGGCAGGAGGCTCCAGCGGGGGAGAAGCTGCCGCCCTCGCTGCCGGAATCTCGGCACTCGGGCTGGGCACCGACTACGGCGGGTCACTGCGGTGGCCGGCGCAGTGCGTGGGTATCACCGCCCTGCGGCCCACCCCGCACACAGTTCCGGACCTGGGCATCGTTCCGGGCGCGGGCGGCTGGTTCGGAGGCGGCAACCCGGCCCCGCCCGCTGCCCGCCTTCAGGCCGCCACTCAAGTCATTGGGCCGCTCGCACGTTCAGTGCGGGACCTGCGGATGGCGCTCGCAGTGCTTACGGTGACACCTCCCCGCGGTCTGGCCTCGCTCGACGGGGCGGTCCCGCACAACGTTGCCGTGGCCTGGAGTGACGGCTCGGCATTGGGGCCGGTGCGGCGTGAAGTGTCAGCGATGATGTCCCTGCTCGGGGAGCAGATCGCGCCGGAAGTCCGGACCTTGACGCACGTGCCCGATCTGTTTGCAGGATCTCTGGCCGCCTACAACCGGCTCCGGCCACTTGATCCGATGATTGACCATGCCGCAGCTGTCGCGGGTCGTGAGCACCTCGTCCTCCCTGCGAACCTCGACGCCATTCATCGCTCTATGCGAAGCGACACCCGGAACCTCGAAGCGGCTGCTGCCGAATCCGGACAGGCGCGAATACGGGACCTGGCGGTCTTCGATGCCGCCGACATCGTCCTGCTGCCCGTGGCCGGAGGTCCTGCTTGCGACGTATACGGAAAGCTGGACATAGACGGCCGGTCCATCTTCGGCTGGGACATCATGGGGCAATGCAGGGCCGTGACCATGGTGGGCGCACCGGTTGTTTCCCTGCCCGTCGCGTTGTCATCCGAGGGCCTGCCCCTGTCCGTCCAGGTTGTCGCACGCCCGGGGGCGGACGGGCTGGCGCTGGACTTTGCCGAATGGCTGGAGGGCTTCACCCTGTAA
- a CDS encoding nucleoside deaminase, translating into MTHEQLQSLAPELDSADLPAFEAAYQAAQKGLAEGGIPIGAALARGGVVIASGHNERVQNADPIAHGEMSALRSAGRQRSYRNTTLYTTLAPCAMCAGTIIQFKIPRVVVGEARTFDGELELLRSRGVEVVVLDDQRCVDMMHTFQTDKPELWAEDIAE; encoded by the coding sequence ATGACTCACGAGCAGCTGCAATCCCTTGCGCCGGAACTGGACAGCGCCGACCTTCCCGCCTTCGAAGCCGCCTATCAGGCCGCGCAAAAGGGCCTGGCCGAAGGGGGCATCCCCATCGGCGCTGCTTTGGCGCGGGGCGGAGTGGTGATTGCGAGCGGACACAACGAACGTGTCCAGAACGCGGATCCCATTGCGCACGGGGAAATGTCCGCACTGCGCAGCGCCGGACGGCAGAGGAGCTACCGGAACACCACGCTCTACACCACCCTCGCCCCGTGTGCCATGTGCGCCGGAACCATCATCCAGTTCAAGATCCCCCGCGTGGTTGTGGGGGAGGCTAGGACCTTCGACGGCGAACTGGAGCTTCTGCGGTCACGCGGGGTTGAGGTGGTGGTGCTGGATGATCAGCGTTGCGTGGACATGATGCACACGTTTCAGACTGACAAGCCGGAGCTGTGGGCGGAGGACATCGCCGAGTAA
- a CDS encoding alpha/beta fold hydrolase: MTPVTTRTHIAAATAAVVGSAAWAARGYRRDATVAQNRLSAVPRHYAGTPFGTVEYAESGAGDPILVSHGIFHGCDGGLLSVRSILHGRRIIAPSRFGYLGSELPAGATPRDQADAFAALLDHLSLSQVDIIGISAGTTAALEFALRYPDRTKHLIVLSGSFPGDPTAAAPPAWAKLFYRDLPLWVMKKAAPARFAHLMGVPAGFPKTPEQAQEMDEMMESIFPVGPRTPGAVFDAYVSNPAVNGLPIDKITVPTIIVHAKDDPMCAFAPAEEAAHRIPGCVLVAQESGGHLGLGQAAFTRAALDDFLHAPGGPRN; the protein is encoded by the coding sequence ATGACACCCGTGACCACCCGCACCCACATCGCAGCGGCGACCGCCGCCGTCGTGGGCTCCGCCGCATGGGCCGCCCGGGGATACCGGCGGGACGCCACGGTTGCCCAGAACCGCTTGTCGGCGGTTCCACGCCACTACGCCGGCACCCCCTTCGGGACCGTGGAGTACGCCGAGTCCGGTGCCGGCGACCCGATCCTCGTCAGCCACGGGATCTTCCACGGCTGCGACGGCGGCCTGCTCTCCGTCCGCTCGATCCTGCACGGCCGCCGGATCATCGCGCCGTCACGCTTCGGCTATCTCGGCTCCGAACTTCCGGCCGGCGCGACTCCACGGGACCAGGCCGACGCCTTCGCCGCACTGCTTGACCACCTCAGTCTCTCCCAGGTGGACATCATCGGTATCTCCGCCGGTACCACCGCTGCGCTTGAGTTCGCCCTGCGCTATCCGGACCGGACGAAGCACCTGATCGTTCTGTCCGGCAGTTTCCCCGGCGACCCGACGGCGGCCGCCCCACCGGCGTGGGCGAAGCTGTTCTACCGAGACCTGCCGCTGTGGGTGATGAAGAAGGCCGCGCCAGCACGGTTCGCCCACCTGATGGGGGTTCCCGCGGGATTCCCGAAGACGCCCGAGCAGGCGCAGGAGATGGACGAGATGATGGAGAGCATCTTCCCGGTGGGCCCGCGAACCCCAGGTGCCGTTTTCGACGCCTACGTTTCGAACCCCGCTGTCAACGGCCTGCCCATCGACAAGATCACCGTCCCGACGATCATCGTCCATGCCAAGGACGATCCGATGTGCGCGTTCGCCCCTGCCGAGGAGGCAGCCCACCGCATCCCCGGATGCGTCCTGGTGGCACAGGAGTCCGGCGGCCACCTGGGCCTCGGGCAGGCTGCTTTTACCCGCGCCGCGCTCGACGACTTCCTCCACGCGCCTGGTGGACCAAGGAACTGA
- a CDS encoding carbon-nitrogen hydrolase family protein: MVLPQFQHVGVGDVIADGPGFMAYWRVKIVDPGQALVYWTRRHPWRGVPVDPTDAAALQKREDSLEAGGTYAECSWGFYLSPQGPHRTRLLIRTRAVSSPAWLRRMPYGLVDAYLSHAELKNIKRRVEQTGGPASFTPAPGQAGTLMNAEQPSPGGPRTLRVAAIQTPAAESVRAGLEHAAPWVEQAAAQGAQLVLLPELMATHYLFTSEMWDSAEPAQGQTVQWLRHNARRFGIWLGTSYLEASGEDFFNTFVLASPDGGEAGRVRKQTPAMYEPCFFRGEPGPHVISTDMGRIGVGVCNDNHRSYLPSLLQRGGADLVLMPHCWPLPVRPKGVVSDRNLRRWHQIQTGLAPLYARLLGVPVVFVNKVGFYASPAPVRWLPAATGMAFPGHGTIADSDGSIVAQASNEEGVISATVTLDPSRKRTAKPGTFGRFVYPAGPAGALTLLPAWLFGRVYAHSKERRQRAHTISAGSHS; encoded by the coding sequence ATGGTTCTGCCTCAATTCCAGCACGTTGGCGTCGGCGATGTCATAGCCGACGGGCCTGGCTTCATGGCCTACTGGCGGGTGAAGATCGTTGATCCCGGGCAGGCGCTGGTCTACTGGACGCGGCGACACCCGTGGCGGGGCGTGCCGGTGGACCCGACTGACGCCGCTGCGCTGCAGAAAAGGGAGGACTCCCTCGAAGCTGGCGGGACTTATGCCGAGTGCTCGTGGGGTTTCTACCTGAGCCCGCAAGGACCTCATCGCACCCGCCTGCTTATCAGAACCAGGGCGGTCAGCTCGCCTGCCTGGTTGCGCCGGATGCCGTACGGGCTGGTCGACGCCTATCTGAGCCACGCCGAACTGAAGAACATCAAACGGCGTGTCGAACAGACTGGGGGACCCGCCAGCTTTACCCCTGCGCCTGGACAAGCCGGCACTTTGATGAACGCGGAACAACCATCTCCCGGCGGCCCCAGAACTCTCCGGGTTGCAGCCATCCAGACACCTGCCGCCGAGAGCGTCCGGGCCGGGCTGGAGCACGCTGCCCCCTGGGTGGAGCAGGCAGCGGCTCAAGGCGCCCAACTCGTCCTGCTGCCTGAATTGATGGCGACGCACTATCTCTTCACTTCCGAAATGTGGGATTCGGCCGAGCCGGCCCAGGGCCAGACCGTCCAATGGCTCCGCCACAATGCCCGCCGCTTCGGAATCTGGCTGGGGACAAGCTACCTGGAGGCCTCGGGCGAGGACTTCTTCAACACTTTCGTGCTCGCCAGTCCGGACGGAGGCGAGGCCGGCCGCGTCCGCAAACAGACCCCTGCAATGTACGAGCCCTGCTTCTTCCGTGGTGAACCGGGTCCCCATGTCATCAGCACTGACATGGGCAGGATCGGAGTGGGAGTCTGCAATGACAACCACCGCTCATACCTGCCGTCCTTGCTCCAGCGTGGCGGCGCGGACCTGGTGCTGATGCCGCACTGCTGGCCCTTGCCGGTCCGACCCAAGGGAGTGGTGAGCGATCGAAACCTTCGCCGCTGGCACCAGATCCAGACTGGTCTGGCGCCTCTTTACGCAAGGCTGCTGGGGGTTCCGGTGGTCTTCGTCAACAAAGTCGGTTTCTACGCCTCACCAGCACCTGTCCGCTGGCTGCCCGCCGCCACCGGCATGGCCTTCCCGGGCCATGGGACCATAGCGGACTCAGACGGCAGCATCGTGGCACAGGCCTCCAATGAGGAAGGGGTCATTTCTGCGACAGTTACGTTGGACCCCAGCCGCAAGCGGACTGCAAAGCCGGGCACCTTCGGCCGGTTTGTCTACCCGGCCGGTCCGGCCGGCGCCCTCACCCTCCTTCCCGCATGGCTGTTCGGGCGGGTGTACGCGCACAGTAAAGAGCGACGCCAGCGGGCGCACACGATATCAGCTGGGAGCCACTCATGA
- a CDS encoding SRPBCC family protein, with amino-acid sequence MKTSTRKHLESVTVQASVEKLYDLVSDITRTGEWSPVCTSCWWDDEATVGGQPGAWFTGRNELPHRTWETRSQVVAAERGREFAWVVGGRFVRWGFILTPADNGTTLTETWEFLPEGIAMFGEKYGDEADAQIAERTQQALDGIPKTLAAIKRIAESVDANGDVGA; translated from the coding sequence ATGAAGACAAGCACCCGCAAACACCTGGAATCCGTCACAGTCCAGGCTTCAGTGGAGAAGCTCTACGACTTGGTCTCTGACATCACCCGCACCGGCGAATGGAGCCCGGTCTGCACGTCGTGTTGGTGGGATGACGAGGCCACCGTCGGCGGCCAGCCCGGCGCCTGGTTCACAGGCCGCAATGAGCTCCCGCACCGGACCTGGGAGACCCGGTCGCAGGTGGTGGCTGCCGAGCGCGGCCGCGAGTTCGCCTGGGTGGTGGGTGGCCGCTTTGTCCGGTGGGGCTTCATCCTGACCCCGGCAGATAACGGGACGACGCTGACCGAGACATGGGAATTCCTGCCGGAAGGGATCGCCATGTTCGGCGAGAAGTACGGCGATGAGGCAGACGCCCAGATCGCCGAGCGCACCCAGCAGGCCCTCGACGGCATCCCGAAGACGCTCGCAGCGATCAAGCGGATCGCCGAATCTGTCGATGCCAACGGGGACGTGGGAGCCTAG
- a CDS encoding mycothiol-dependent nitroreductase Rv2466c family protein, with product MDSDINFYFDPVCPFAWMTSKWVRQVQAQRDYTVDWRFISLRLINSNVDYDAQFPPEYEAGHTAGLRLLRVAARARAEHGRESIARLYEAFGKHIFETAPDSAEQRTEGEVRERRGTREFVEPILADAGLPLALADALDDESWDREIRQETDEALALTGKDVGTPIIHFEPPAGVAFFGPVISRLPDDDSAAELWDHVVGLARFPGFAELKRSLREQPQLAAFGVEADMVGQQEDWHGGSRRQKK from the coding sequence ATGGATTCCGACATCAATTTCTACTTTGACCCCGTCTGCCCCTTCGCCTGGATGACCAGCAAATGGGTGCGGCAGGTGCAGGCGCAGCGCGACTACACGGTGGACTGGCGGTTCATCTCGCTGCGGCTGATCAACTCCAATGTGGACTACGACGCGCAGTTCCCGCCGGAGTACGAGGCCGGGCACACCGCCGGGCTCCGGCTTCTGCGGGTGGCGGCCCGGGCGCGCGCGGAGCACGGCCGCGAGTCGATAGCCAGGCTCTATGAGGCGTTCGGCAAACACATCTTCGAAACCGCACCGGACTCGGCCGAACAGCGCACCGAGGGCGAAGTCCGTGAGCGGCGGGGGACACGTGAGTTCGTGGAGCCCATCCTCGCCGACGCAGGCTTGCCCCTGGCGCTGGCGGACGCTCTCGACGACGAGTCCTGGGACCGCGAGATCCGCCAGGAGACGGATGAGGCACTGGCACTGACGGGCAAGGATGTCGGCACGCCCATCATCCACTTTGAGCCGCCCGCGGGTGTGGCCTTTTTCGGTCCGGTGATCAGCCGTCTCCCGGACGATGATTCGGCCGCCGAACTGTGGGACCACGTGGTGGGGTTGGCACGCTTCCCCGGTTTTGCCGAACTCAAGCGGAGCCTGCGCGAGCAGCCACAGCTTGCTGCCTTCGGAGTCGAGGCCGATATGGTCGGTCAGCAGGAGGACTGGCACGGCGGCAGCCGGCGGCAGAAGAAATGA